Proteins from a single region of Candidatus Binatia bacterium:
- the mce gene encoding methylmalonyl-CoA epimerase, translating into MEIDHVAVVVKDLEATLRLYTRTLGFKEVYREVIYDQGVEAVGLQAGDAFVELLLPLDEASPIARYRGDAPSRLHHTAYRVPDIEAALAKLRSQGVRLIDERPRKGAHGSLIAFLHPKATDGVLIELVQR; encoded by the coding sequence GTGGAGATCGATCACGTCGCCGTCGTCGTCAAGGATCTGGAGGCCACGCTGCGTCTCTACACGCGCACCCTCGGCTTCAAGGAAGTCTACCGCGAGGTGATCTACGACCAAGGCGTCGAGGCGGTCGGCCTGCAAGCCGGCGACGCCTTCGTCGAACTGCTGCTGCCGCTCGACGAGGCTTCGCCGATCGCGCGTTACCGCGGCGACGCACCGAGCAGGCTGCACCACACGGCCTACCGCGTGCCGGACATCGAGGCCGCGCTCGCAAAGCTGCGCTCGCAAGGCGTGCGCCTCATCGACGAGCGGCCGCGCAAAGGTGCACACGGTAGCTTGATTGCTTTCCTCCACCCGAAGGCGACGGACGGCGTACTCATCGAACTCGTCCAGCGTTGA